GAGGTGAGGATTTTACTAGAAGTTcgtgggggagagagagccaGAACTTGTCGGGACGCCAGAAATTTTGCTAGGGGACGCTGCCGGAAGTTTTGCCAGCAGTTCTTCGTCGGAGCAACGGCAGAAAGAATCAGCCTCCTCTTACTTTCCTGTTCTCTGTGTATTTTGCTTTCCTTGTATTGGAGAAGTACAAACGTGGATATATGTAATGGgttcgaaaataattaaaagagatCCACAAATTTCCCGAATCTCTTTACtttcctgttctttttttatttcttctttctttaaacCAGTTGAACATATCGTGCACGTGCCCAATTCTCGGACTTTTGCCACCAAGTTTCGTCCATGTTATTTTATCATTTGGCTTTGGCCAAATTTCTATGCTCTTGCGGGATTAATTCTGAAAAAGTTGAATTGCAAGATAGattaattttgacaaatttgttTTGAGCTTTTCGCACTTAATCTGAATTGCAAATGGGAGTCAATAATCAAGTTACATCTTCTTTACTTAGATATTCACATCAGATTATTCTAGAGGAAAGTTTCAAGcatattttaaagttttgatCCACTGACTATGAAATTGAatttagggaaaattctaaataaagacttgaagtatctttattttttcaaataagaacctaaagtgaacattgtttcaaataaagatccaAGTGGCCAAATCGTCACAAATAAGGGCTTTTGGCTAGCTGGAGACTATTCTAGCTATCGGAGAAAGGGTATTTTGgtctaaatatatttttgtaatttaaaaaaaaaaattccttttttttccttttccttttctttttttccccattttccctcttcctccttcaACCATCGTTGTAGATGGCTAGTGGAGGTCAGTCGCTTTAGGCGAGGGCCACGCTTGCTAGCAttaggtgagggttgccctcacctaGGCGAGTGAGGGTGGCCCTTCCTGGCGTTAGGTGAGGATGGCCCTTGCTTGACGCTAGTGAGGGCCACCCTTGCCTAACATGACGGAGatcatatttaaatattaacaaaagaccaaaaaaaaaaaaaaaaatgaactccTTGGTGTTCTACACTTACTATGAAGAAAGTGTGTAAATtcaagggaaaattccaaataagggcttgaaataCTCTCATTTTATCTAATAAGGATCCGAAGTAGACGTTATTCAAATAAGGTTACGAAGTGGACATATTAGTGTTAAAAAAGGGTCTACCCTCTTAGACtgaagggcattttcatcttttaatttaattttatttatttatttccttttctttttttttttttcccctttgctCCACTAACCACCGCAGAGGTTGCCAAACTTAGGCAAGGGTAGCCCCCGTTAGAGTCGGGGGCTGCACTCGCCGATGAGGGCTACACTTGCCTGAGTCTAGCCACCACCACCATGGTTGGCAAAGGGAAAggggaacagaaaaataaaaatatataaataaataagttaaattaaaagatgaaaatgcccttttGTCTAAGAGGGTAGATCCTTTTTTAATGTTGATATGACCatttcaagcctttatttgaaacaagtttcattttgggtctttatttgagacgCATTTGGCTACTTCaaacctttttttaaaataatgcacttcaaattcttatttgagaaaacaagAACACTTTAGcactttatttggaattttacctTAAATTTACAATTGATATTAATTGCTTTCTTCATGGTAGAAGAACACCAAGtaattcctttatttatttatttatttatttattgttctgGTCTTTTGTTAATAGTTAAATATAatctaaatataatatatttaacaTTTGATAACGCTTTTAACAAATTGAGATTTTCcatattttgataaattatattttccatttttttttatcatgatcaACTAGATAATCAGACATATAGTTTCGCACAAACTATTAGACAAACACAGGCAATTAATTTTGTGCTCTTAGGCcatcataaatataatttttttaatcttctaggtagcttttgtgattaaaaatatGAGACCatagattaaattaataaatttctcTAGGCAAAGTGATAATATGATGCAAGGTAAAATGATATCTTGTTAggtgcaatgaatcatttgtacAGTGATACCAATAAAAATatgtgataaaaataaatacagTTTTTTCCCTTAGCCTGATgaaaaaacaacaaattgaAGAGAGTGGTAGAGATAGCATCTGCTCCAAACAACTTCATTAATAACGGTGGTAACATACATGAAAATGTTGGACTTACTCAATTTCAAGAGGTAGAGATTATATTCAAGACAGGGAATTTTTACATCAATACATTAGAATATGTTTTGGGTAGAAGCCCCTAGTTCACACTCGAGATTTCTTATTTGGGATGTCCAGCTTTTATCCAATGGACATCTGGATTTATTTTATTGACATTGattattcatataatatatcaACAAAAGTACGTCACCATGTCTTTGTACTGGTATCTAAGCAAGATAGAGATGACTTGGCAAGCGCAGCTCCGCTTGAGCTACTAATGGTTCAGCGAGGAATAGGTCATCCCTCGACTCGGCGAGATTGATTCTCGACAAATTGGACGGTTTACTCCAACTAAACCCTTGGATTAGCCTAGCGAGAAGCATCACAGTCATTGTTGTCCCAAGTGCGGCGGCCATGCAACCGCGTCGGCCAGTGCTGAAAGAAATGAAGCGCAGGTCGGGTTCTGTCAGCACGACTTCTGCTTGGTCACTCGTGATGTGCCGGTCCGGGTTAAACTTGAGGGGTTCGTCCCAAACCTTGGGGTTTCTACCGAGGCCGACCCGGCTCAAAAGGATGTGGCTGCCCTTGGGGATGCGATAGCCGGCCACCATGGTGTCTGACATGGCTACGTGTGGAACGTTGAAGGGCGCGATCGGGTGGAGCCTAAAAGCTTCCCGAGCACATGCTTTGATGTAGTTGAGCCGGGGGATATCGGATTCTTGGACGAACCTCCCCTTTCCAACAACTCTATCTAATTCTTCTGTGGCTTTGTTAAGGAGTTCGGGGTGATTTATCATCTCCGCCATTGCCCATTCGACTGCGTTTGATGGATTGTCCACTGCTTCAATCATAATCTCCTGCATATTAGGCCGTGCATGATAATGTTAGAATTTAAACTATTTAGACCACTGTGGgtcttcgacccaaaaaaaaaagaccactGTGGATCCGCGGCCTATACATATGGAGAAACCAATCAGGATGTACAGTTTTTATGGTTTCTATCTGATCGAACACTCTAGCGAGAAGGATATAACTTCACCATCGTCTGGGCTCGAACTTCTTCTGGCGTCAGCAATGGCTTCCCTTGTGAGTCTTTAAGCATAATCAGAACATCCAACAAGTCTTGAGGCTCTTTTTCATTACTCTCCCAACTCAAATCGTCCCTGTGTCGTTTGATCCTCTCGCTTATTATGGGTTCATGCAACCTCCTAAGGGTCCTCACactctcttttactttcttcTCGTGCCCATCAAGGTCAAGCCCCACCAAGAATGGAAAGTAATCAGAAACACAAAATACATAGAGATAATACAGCGCATTGAAGATCGCCTCTACATGTTGTTC
This region of Eucalyptus grandis isolate ANBG69807.140 chromosome 8, ASM1654582v1, whole genome shotgun sequence genomic DNA includes:
- the LOC104417841 gene encoding tyrosine N-monooxygenase translates to MSSATLATINALLLLALIALCNIVKRQLHSKTLRNKHNPLPLPPGPAPWPVVGCALGMLCNKPVFRWIHRLMKEKKTEIACIRLGSTHIIPVTCPTIAQEFLRKQDSLFASRPVTMASGTLTSSYLTTALSPYGEQWKKMRRVLVSEVLCPARHKWLHDKRAEEADNLVKYVFNRCKTSGHQVNLRTTARHYCGNVTRRLMFNKRYFGKGRQDGGPTIDEEQHVEAIFNALYYLYVFCVSDYFPFLVGLDLDGHEKKVKESVRTLRRLHEPIISERIKRHRDDLSWESNEKEPQDLLDVLIMLKDSQGKPLLTPEEVRAQTMEIMIEAVDNPSNAVEWAMAEMINHPELLNKATEELDRVVGKGRFVQESDIPRLNYIKACAREAFRLHPIAPFNVPHVAMSDTMVAGYRIPKGSHILLSRVGLGRNPKVWDEPLKFNPDRHITSDQAEVVLTEPDLRFISFSTGRRGCMAAALGTTMTVMLLARLIQGFSWSKPSNLSRINLAESRDDLFLAEPLVAQAELRLPSHLYLA